A stretch of Candidatus Cloacimonadota bacterium DNA encodes these proteins:
- a CDS encoding glycosyltransferase family 4 protein, giving the protein MKVLFIPSWLPYRDDPLAGKFFLDQALAIADAEVAEIFLLNWGQNEFQLAVRRPLSSLKKLARLIPKRRGLSQIAPRLTEIRVPHLSWTSFVAKGNIDSLIPKIKLPEKPDLIHAQVTFPAGFVAMRLAEKHGLPYIITEHSGPFPFPEFLKRGAISPLITEPLKAAERIVAVSSHLKQEIRTKTGLEALVIPNPVNTDFFIPSANPRPEGPLRLFTLSNISTSKGSADLLQALKLLSLKTKDWHLFWGGAGPLLNWARQKAEDEGLRDHIIWLGRLSPTQSLEQYQLCDFYVMPSRFESFSLVIAEALACGKPVVATNCGGPRDLVNDLCGILVPKQNPAALAEALLKMGANFSSYSPQAIREHCVQNFGHKAVTARIGELYQSVFNAKGTP; this is encoded by the coding sequence GTGAAAGTCCTTTTTATACCCTCCTGGCTGCCTTACCGGGATGACCCCCTGGCCGGCAAGTTCTTTCTGGATCAGGCTTTAGCCATCGCGGACGCTGAGGTGGCCGAGATTTTTCTTTTGAACTGGGGCCAAAACGAGTTTCAACTGGCTGTCAGGCGTCCCCTCTCCAGCCTGAAAAAACTGGCGAGGCTAATCCCTAAGCGCCGCGGACTGAGCCAGATAGCGCCCCGACTCACGGAAATCCGCGTTCCCCATCTAAGCTGGACCAGTTTTGTGGCAAAAGGCAACATCGATTCGCTGATTCCCAAGATCAAGCTACCGGAAAAACCGGACCTCATCCACGCCCAAGTCACTTTCCCCGCGGGATTTGTGGCCATGCGGCTGGCGGAAAAGCACGGTCTTCCCTACATTATAACAGAGCACAGCGGACCCTTTCCCTTTCCCGAATTCCTTAAACGCGGCGCCATTTCGCCCCTTATCACTGAACCGCTGAAAGCAGCTGAAAGAATTGTGGCCGTCAGCAGCCATCTAAAACAGGAAATCAGAACCAAAACGGGGCTGGAAGCTCTGGTGATCCCCAATCCGGTCAACACGGATTTTTTCATTCCATCGGCAAATCCTCGTCCGGAAGGCCCTCTGCGGCTGTTCACCCTGTCCAATATCAGCACGAGCAAAGGGTCCGCCGACCTGCTTCAGGCGCTGAAGCTTTTAAGTTTGAAAACGAAAGACTGGCACCTGTTCTGGGGCGGGGCAGGCCCTCTGCTGAACTGGGCAAGGCAAAAAGCCGAGGATGAGGGATTGCGTGACCACATCATCTGGCTGGGAAGGCTTAGCCCAACTCAATCCCTGGAGCAGTATCAACTTTGCGACTTCTATGTGATGCCAAGCCGTTTCGAAAGCTTCAGCCTGGTGATAGCTGAAGCGCTGGCTTGTGGAAAACCGGTGGTGGCAACCAACTGCGGAGGACCCAGGGACCTCGTGAACGACCTCTGCGGCATTCTGGTCCCCAAACAGAATCCTGCCGCCCTCGCGGAAGCTCTGCTGAAAATGGGAGCCAACTTTTCGAGCTATTCTCCTCAAGCCATCCGGGAACATTGTGTCCAAAACTTTGGCCATAAAGCTGTTACCGCCCGGATTGGTGAGCTTTATCAATCTGTTTTTAACGCCAAAGGCACGCCATAA
- a CDS encoding glycosyltransferase family 4 protein, producing the protein MTTASRHILYIAYYFPPLGGPAAMRSLKNVKYLAQLGYQVQVLTVRPALIRFPKDPSLLKEIPAGVKVWRAFCPDATWLFKLLWGLKLNSLVRFIQHKVLIPDHEVLWLPFAKRILHRIVRRDPQISVAVISSGPPSSLSLGLLLKCRHRIPFICDFRDEWTNNPERINIDFPATTQSRELVMESRVLSAAGGISYLSQLMRDNFCRSYPFLENKPSAIIPNGFDDSDFEGLTASTDANVFRLVYCGSFYDRRQPSPLWQAILSLVEAKKLDPNKFRVDIYGRNTRSFVLDRFASNPVLERIVNLHPFLGYRDSLQELLRATALLLYIPSGKNTESVLTGKIFDYLRTGKPVLAIVPPAGLAAELLTKAGIGYIADHQDLPGIAERLMELYWLWENRALGELKVNHDYIAQFSRPNLARKLAKLIDAVATGQPAGLPVHTGAEQ; encoded by the coding sequence ATGACAACAGCTTCCCGGCACATTCTTTACATCGCCTATTATTTCCCACCCCTGGGCGGCCCGGCTGCAATGCGCAGCCTTAAAAACGTCAAATACCTGGCCCAGCTTGGTTATCAGGTGCAGGTGCTAACAGTGCGGCCAGCCCTCATCCGCTTTCCCAAAGACCCATCCCTGCTGAAAGAGATACCTGCTGGTGTGAAGGTCTGGAGAGCTTTTTGCCCAGACGCCACCTGGCTTTTCAAGCTGCTGTGGGGGCTGAAACTCAACTCCCTAGTCCGCTTCATCCAGCATAAGGTTCTCATCCCCGATCACGAGGTTCTGTGGCTGCCTTTTGCGAAAAGGATTTTACACCGAATCGTCCGCCGCGATCCTCAGATCAGCGTGGCCGTGATCTCCTCCGGACCGCCTTCCTCCCTGTCTTTGGGGCTGCTGCTGAAATGCCGCCACCGCATACCTTTCATCTGCGATTTCCGCGACGAATGGACCAACAATCCGGAACGCATCAACATTGATTTCCCAGCCACCACCCAAAGCCGTGAACTGGTGATGGAATCGCGCGTTCTATCAGCCGCCGGCGGAATCTCCTACCTGAGCCAGTTGATGCGGGACAACTTCTGCCGCAGCTACCCCTTTCTGGAAAACAAACCCTCGGCCATCATCCCCAACGGTTTTGACGACAGCGATTTCGAGGGGCTCACTGCTTCAACCGATGCCAATGTCTTTCGCCTTGTCTATTGCGGCAGTTTTTACGACCGCCGCCAGCCAAGCCCCCTCTGGCAGGCAATTTTGAGCCTGGTCGAAGCCAAAAAGCTGGACCCAAACAAGTTCCGGGTGGATATCTATGGTAGAAACACCCGCTCCTTCGTGCTGGATAGGTTCGCCTCAAATCCTGTTCTGGAGAGGATCGTGAACCTTCATCCCTTCCTCGGTTACCGGGACAGCCTGCAGGAACTGTTGCGCGCCACGGCCCTCCTTCTCTACATCCCATCGGGAAAGAACACAGAATCTGTGCTAACGGGAAAAATCTTCGATTATCTCAGGACGGGCAAACCGGTGCTTGCCATCGTTCCGCCGGCGGGTTTGGCAGCGGAACTGCTCACCAAAGCCGGAATTGGCTACATTGCCGACCATCAGGACCTTCCCGGCATCGCGGAAAGGCTGATGGAACTCTATTGGCTCTGGGAAAACCGCGCCCTTGGAGAACTTAAAGTGAACCATGATTACATAGCACAGTTTTCCCGTCCAAACCTAGCCCGCAAGCTGGCTAAACTCATCGACGCAGTGGCAACAGGGCAACCTGCCGGTTTGCCAGTCCACACAGGTGCAGAACAGTGA